A single genomic interval of Candidatus Binatus sp. harbors:
- a CDS encoding SDR family NAD(P)-dependent oxidoreductase: MSDPKIALVTGAGRGIGRDIALRMAREGFHVGLIARTKSQLEETAELIRAQGGKAVVTPTDVSRREQVVAAVETVERELGPISVLINNAGAYLRKKFTEITEEDFDSQLKVNAFGPFFCTQAVIGKMAERKSGTVIFVLGSESRSGPAQYSAYNASKLAQRAIAESVAYEFMHLGVHAAALDVDGAVDSERVRESMPDVDPSHFVPPSAICDEIVHLINQSKSAWTFQVDMRSFVQWRPRVAAKKKP; the protein is encoded by the coding sequence ATGTCTGACCCCAAAATCGCACTGGTAACCGGCGCTGGCCGCGGCATCGGCCGCGACATCGCACTCCGCATGGCCCGTGAAGGCTTTCACGTAGGCCTGATTGCGCGCACCAAGTCGCAACTCGAGGAAACCGCGGAACTGATCCGCGCCCAAGGTGGCAAGGCCGTCGTCACGCCGACCGACGTATCGCGCCGCGAGCAGGTGGTCGCGGCGGTCGAAACCGTCGAGCGCGAGCTCGGACCAATCTCGGTGTTGATCAATAATGCCGGCGCATATCTGCGCAAGAAATTCACCGAAATCACCGAAGAGGATTTCGATTCCCAGTTGAAGGTCAACGCCTTCGGTCCTTTTTTCTGCACCCAGGCGGTGATCGGCAAGATGGCCGAGCGCAAATCCGGCACGGTGATCTTCGTGCTCGGCTCCGAGTCGCGGAGTGGCCCGGCGCAATACTCGGCCTACAACGCGTCGAAGCTCGCGCAGCGCGCGATCGCCGAATCGGTGGCCTACGAGTTCATGCATCTCGGCGTGCACGCGGCGGCGCTCGACGTCGATGGTGCGGTCGATAGCGAGCGGGTGCGCGAGTCGATGCCCGACGTGGATCCGTCGCATTTCGTGCCGCCGTCGGCGATCTGCGACGAGATCGTGCATCTGATCAATCAGTCGAAGAGCGCGTGGACGTTTCAGGTCGATATGCGATCGTTCGTGCAGTGGCGGCCGCGGGTCGCGGCGAAGAAAAAACCGTAG
- a CDS encoding type III pantothenate kinase encodes MLITVDVGNSDIVIGIYEGERLRNHWRISTIRDRTTDEHGALLNTLFGAAGIPPGLKPEGIAIACVVPPLNQVMEQLAMRYFHCDPLMVGPGIKTGMPILYENPKEVGADRIVNAVAAFERYSSACIVVDFGTATSFDYITGKGEYAGGAIAPGLGVSMNALIEHAAKLYRVELVRPREAVGRTTISSIQSGLIFGYTALVDGLVTRILRERGEKARIIATGTFADLIAPESETIEEVDEFLTLKGLRLIFERNRR; translated from the coding sequence ATGCTCATCACGGTCGACGTCGGCAACAGCGATATCGTAATCGGAATCTACGAAGGCGAGCGTCTGCGCAATCACTGGCGGATCTCGACCATCCGCGATCGCACTACCGACGAACACGGCGCGCTGTTGAACACGCTGTTCGGCGCCGCCGGTATTCCGCCCGGCCTCAAGCCTGAAGGCATAGCGATAGCGTGCGTCGTGCCGCCGCTCAACCAGGTGATGGAACAGCTCGCGATGCGCTATTTCCATTGCGATCCGCTGATGGTCGGTCCGGGAATCAAGACCGGGATGCCGATCCTCTATGAGAATCCCAAGGAAGTCGGCGCGGACAGGATCGTCAACGCAGTCGCGGCGTTCGAGCGCTACTCGAGCGCCTGCATCGTGGTCGATTTTGGCACCGCGACCAGCTTCGACTACATCACGGGCAAGGGCGAGTATGCGGGCGGCGCGATCGCGCCGGGGCTCGGCGTCTCGATGAACGCGCTGATCGAGCACGCCGCCAAGCTTTATCGCGTCGAGCTGGTGCGTCCGCGCGAGGCGGTCGGCCGCACTACGATCTCGTCGATCCAGTCAGGGCTCATCTTCGGATACACCGCGCTGGTCGATGGACTGGTCACGCGCATCCTGCGCGAGCGCGGCGAAAAGGCGCGCATAATCGCGACTGGCACCTTCGCCGATTTGATCGCGCCGGAGAGCGAAACGATCGAGGAAGTGGACGAGTTCCTGACATTGAAGGGCCTCAGATTGATTTTCGAGCGCAATCGTCGCTAG
- a CDS encoding MBL fold metallo-hydrolase: MEKITRVVTDNMIGLKLPDYARHSPRVATVLGKNPSAFTGPGTNTYIVGTSSRPLLLDTGQGVAVYIDLLEAAMKELAHSSELDRIVLTHAHVDHLGGVKQVTERFGSMEVLKMPWEGHDAPAGAITPIGHDAIVETDGVTLRAVHTPGHAPDHLCYYLEEERALFTGDVVLGAGTTVIPDDTGDLADYMDSLRRLLELDLETIYPAHGPVIRKPRQKIREYIAHRELRERQVLEALKDGPLEPMAIVKKIYTDVPEYLHQAAASSVRSHLGKLKRDGRVVEHEKRWSLV; encoded by the coding sequence ATGGAAAAAATCACCCGCGTCGTAACAGACAACATGATTGGCTTGAAGTTGCCGGATTACGCGCGCCATTCGCCGCGAGTCGCCACCGTGCTCGGAAAAAATCCGAGCGCGTTCACCGGACCCGGCACCAATACCTATATCGTCGGCACTTCGTCGCGCCCGCTGTTGCTCGATACCGGGCAGGGCGTCGCGGTCTATATCGATCTGCTCGAAGCCGCGATGAAGGAACTCGCGCACAGCAGCGAGCTCGATCGAATCGTGCTCACGCACGCGCATGTCGATCACCTGGGCGGGGTGAAGCAGGTGACCGAGCGCTTCGGCTCGATGGAAGTGCTCAAGATGCCGTGGGAGGGTCACGACGCTCCCGCCGGCGCGATCACACCGATCGGCCACGACGCGATCGTCGAGACCGACGGCGTCACGCTGCGCGCAGTGCATACGCCCGGTCACGCGCCCGATCATCTTTGCTATTACCTCGAAGAAGAGCGCGCGCTGTTTACCGGCGACGTTGTGCTGGGGGCGGGCACCACCGTTATCCCGGACGACACCGGCGACCTCGCGGACTATATGGATTCGCTGCGGCGCCTGCTCGAACTGGACCTCGAGACTATCTACCCGGCGCACGGTCCGGTGATCAGAAAGCCGCGCCAGAAAATTCGCGAGTACATCGCGCATCGCGAACTCCGCGAGCGCCAGGTGCTGGAAGCGCTCAAGGACGGGCCGCTCGAACCGATGGCGATCGTCAAGAAGATTTACACCGACGTCCCCGAGTATCTGCATCAAGCTGCCGCCAGCTCCGTTCGCTCTCATCTGGGCAAGCTGAAACGAGATGGCCGCGTGGTCGAGCATGAAAAGCGTTGGAGTCTTGTCTAG